One genomic window of Thioclava sp. GXIMD4216 includes the following:
- the murA gene encoding UDP-N-acetylglucosamine 1-carboxyvinyltransferase gives MDRIIVRGNGPLSGQIPIAGAKNACLALMPATLLLEEPLTLTNAPRLSDIRTMTDLLASLGAEVTQLQEGKVLASACHGEINPVADYDIVRKMRASNLVLGPLLARLGHAVVSLPGGCAIGARPMDIHIDALTALGAEIELKEGYLHAKVAGGRLKGAVHEMRFASVGATENFLMAAALAKGTSVLKNAAREPEIVDLADCLRAMGAQISGDGTSTIEIQGVDRLHGATHPVVADRIELGTYMLAPAICGGEVECLGGKIALVESFCEKLDAAGIHVEETRDGIKVKRRGDVVNAVDVVTEPYPGFPTDLQAQMMALLCTAEGTSVLEEKIFENRFMHAPELVRMGANIEVHGGHATVHGVKKLKGAPVMATDLRASVSLILAGLAAEGETIVNRVYHLDRGYERLVRKLKAVGADIERVSE, from the coding sequence ATGGACCGCATTATCGTGCGCGGCAACGGGCCGCTTTCGGGGCAGATCCCAATCGCGGGCGCGAAAAACGCCTGTCTGGCGCTGATGCCGGCCACGCTTCTGTTGGAGGAACCGCTGACGCTGACCAATGCGCCGCGTCTGTCTGACATCCGCACCATGACCGATCTTCTGGCCAGCCTCGGGGCAGAGGTCACCCAGTTGCAGGAGGGCAAGGTGCTGGCCTCGGCCTGCCATGGCGAGATCAATCCGGTCGCCGATTATGACATCGTGCGCAAGATGCGGGCCTCGAACCTCGTGCTGGGGCCGCTTCTGGCGCGTCTGGGTCATGCGGTCGTCTCGCTGCCCGGTGGCTGTGCGATCGGCGCGCGCCCGATGGATATCCATATCGATGCGCTCACCGCTTTGGGCGCCGAGATCGAGCTGAAGGAAGGCTATCTGCATGCCAAGGTTGCCGGTGGCCGCCTGAAAGGCGCTGTGCACGAGATGCGCTTTGCCTCTGTGGGGGCCACCGAGAACTTCCTGATGGCGGCGGCGCTGGCCAAAGGCACCTCGGTGCTGAAGAATGCCGCGCGCGAACCCGAGATCGTCGATCTGGCGGATTGCCTGCGGGCGATGGGGGCGCAGATTTCGGGCGATGGCACGTCGACCATCGAAATTCAGGGTGTGGACCGTTTGCATGGCGCGACCCATCCCGTTGTGGCCGACCGGATCGAGCTGGGCACCTATATGCTGGCCCCTGCGATCTGTGGCGGCGAGGTTGAATGTCTGGGCGGCAAGATCGCGCTGGTCGAATCCTTCTGCGAGAAGCTCGATGCGGCGGGCATTCATGTCGAAGAGACCAGAGACGGGATCAAGGTCAAGCGTCGCGGGGATGTGGTGAATGCGGTGGATGTGGTCACCGAACCCTATCCGGGCTTCCCGACCGACCTGCAGGCGCAGATGATGGCACTTTTGTGTACCGCCGAGGGGACTTCGGTTCTGGAAGAGAAGATCTTCGAGAACCGCTTCATGCATGCACCCGAACTGGTGCGGATGGGCGCCAATATCGAGGTGCATGGCGGGCATGCCACCGTGCATGGCGTCAAGAAGCTGAAGGGGGCGCCGGTGATGGCGACCGACCTGCGGGCCTCGGTGTCGCTGATTTTGGCGGGTCTTGCCGCCGAGGGCGAGACCATCGTCAACCGTGTCTATCACCTTGACCGCGGCTATGAAC